Genomic segment of Perca flavescens isolate YP-PL-M2 chromosome 7, PFLA_1.0, whole genome shotgun sequence:
aagaTGGGTGGTGGTAGACCGGCTCTCTTCAGTCTCTGCAGGAAGTGGAGCCGGTTGCACTAACAGGGATTACGCCTTGCCTTAAGCTAAGTCACTCGTAACTTTGCGTTCTAAAAGTGCGTCTACCTCAGAATATGGAagccggagctgggaatgaGTTCTTCTCGCTAAGGGCACGTTCAGACCAGAAAATGTGATCCGGCGATTCACCGCAGGGTTGCAGTGGGAGTGTTACTTAAATGGCCCATTTGTGGGACgccctgttgtgttctttaaacccccaatgtagcacaagtaggcTTTATATTTCACACTTATTGGTTTCcctcagatcgtttatagatcttGACATTTCCAACCGCTCTTGAAGGCAGCTACATTTCACCCAGTCCTTCAGCACACTGGATTAATGGAATATAGAGTTTAACAGTGATTCTTGGAGTGTGACGAAAGACTTGTCTTTAGAGGTGTGAAATCTGCGGTAGCACTGGAATGTTAAATCAGTTGAAGCGAACCAAATCAACACAAAGTAACAGCGTACCGCCTGCAGTTTTCATGATCGTGTCAGTACTTACATGTGGGATAATCAGATCCTCTTTGATGTACATCAACTGCTCTACTCCAGCCGATCTGCACAGACAAGAAATTCagtcccccccaaaaaagaaataGTGATAGTGTATGTTTTGTTGAGGCTCCTTTCGTCTTCAACGTCTCACCTGAGCTCACTGAAGTCCTTTCTGAGGACCTCCAGGGCCCTCTGCAGAAAGTTCTGGATGGTATTTCCCTTCTTCATCTGCaggccacccacacacacacacacacacacacacacacacacacacacacacacacacacacacacacacacacacacacacacacacacacacacacacacacacacacacacacacacacacacacacacacacacacacacacacacacacacacacacacacacacacacacacacacacacacacacacacacacacacacacacagaagagagTGACCACTGTGTTGAGCATATTGTTCGACCGAGGGAACGATTGAAATGTGTACTGTTATTTCCACATAAATACCCTGTGTAATCAATAATGGGTCTGCATCAAGTTCCGTGGCTTTGAACACAATAAACTCCTATTGCAGCCTATCTTGCTTTACCTTGACAGTCTTACGATGTCCAGAGCCATCCCAGTAGCTGAACGTAATCTCAATCTCCTCACCtgaagacaaagacacacatcaTTATTTTACATGCATGTTTGTACGTAGAGCAAGGAAAAGAGTGTGGAATTCGTTGGTCTAAAAATGGGACATTGCGGACCAAAGGTCTGCTTGTGATTAGAGTTAAAGATATGTATCTTTAACTCTAATCACAAGCAGACCTTACGCTACTGAATTTAAGTAATAACaaaggatgtttgtgtgtgcaagtgATTCTGACACTCACTCTTAATCTTCTCCTGTTTGAGCTCCCATTCCTGCCTGAGTTCCTCTCGGAGACGATTCTCCTCCTCCTGAACACAagaagaaaggggaaaaaaaacaatgtagtGTAAATGTAAAGGTCCAAGTATAAAAACTAGAATTGACACCTTGCTTTTGTACACCTTCCCCTAACCAGTTGCAGTTTACAtgcatgtctgtccagactATAATATATGTAGTGATGACTTTGAAGCAACTCAATAAAAGCTATTAAGTATATTTTTCGGCGAAACGTGGATGCTTCACATACATCTTCAACCCAGCTGCagcatagacagttaaataaacGGACACATTGACGCCGGACACTTCCACGGAGACCCGTGAAGTCTATCAGACGCACTTTTCCGGTAAGCGCTGAGCATTACTGCGCAGACTCCAACTGAGctcgaagacgtagatgtgatgtgagcaacctgtctgaaagttggaagtcttctggtagctgtgccaagagaaatctcaatcattcccaatcttgcagagacggagagcgtaggtatatttTAGGAGAatacatagacacaggctaattgtTGCTAACttaaatgctagttaacattagtaattaaacttaaacagctaatataagtcgaaactgcctgcgagcttctcctgtactatacggtaatttgtctactatgcgacagaaagtcacttggttatgacacaatagttagcctatttttacaaaaacggggctgctacggggccataacgtgagatacaaggtaatggagccttttatacatagtcgtctttctttagaaataaacaatggacaaatagagtctttaaacgcttcagatgtaaagttattcgctgtcaaagtgacgtcaaaatgaatggcagtcaatggaatgctagcagcaggtgatggcttgttggCCTCAGAAACTGCCCATTGGAGGTACACTTTCCAGACGCTCGCTAACCCCCTTGGGCTGCACAGGTGATACATAAAATCACCGCAGATTCAAGGTGGGCACCCAATATAAGTGTCACAAGTTTAGTATCCCAACAAATGTGAAATATGGCCTGAGTTATGGCGTTGAATAACGgccaaaaaaagtgttttgaagaacatgatgtcacagtgaagtcgaactttgaatttacagtaccattcaaaagtttggacacgcttTCTTATTGACTTGAATGGGAaagcgtgtccaaacttttagcTGGTACTCACGTCATCATTTTATCCCattagacatttgtgtgaaagGTTGTCATATTTAGTGTATGAATTCTTGAATTGAGATAGCTGCAATTATTCAGAAGCCTGTTTTGTAAAGAATTGTGAAAGTATATCTAGTCAGCCTGGAATTATTCCTCGAATAGTTGcttggtttgtgtgtttttaaaaggtaaaactggactttatATCCTACCAGCCTTTACAGTACAGTTCAATTTCCAATGGGATGCACAGCTTAACACATCTGTACATTGTCGCAATTACATTATAATAATGTATAATTTGCTTTCAACCAATGTCATAATTTAGAattatataaattgcatttAGTATTATTTAGAGATTTTATTTGGTAAGAgtaaagtgcttttattttgaagtctccaCGCAAGGCCTTTTGGGTCGCGTAAGTGAGAGAGTCAGCAAGCTAACAGCAAGCGAAGCACGGACAATTTAATGCTCCGATAAAAGTTTTAAGGTTGTTATAGACGTCAGCGATCTAAGGAAACCTCTGTTCCCTTGTGTACGGCATGCAGCCAACGAGGTATGTCGTTTTGTGGCTGTATTTAACTTTGGTGAATGTTATTTTACATGCTGCACGTGTCATAGTATGTTCATATTAAGCTAACGTGGTCTTTATTTTCTCGTTATACTGTGTGTTTACTTTTCACGGTGGATTTGGAGAAGAAGCTTCAAATAAACATGTAGCAAGAAAGCCACTTGTGTCTGCCAGTGAGGTAACAtaactagaggtcgaccgatagtggattttaccgataccaatagttaggttgggccgtatttgcagataaccgattaatcgaccgatagtatttagaattgatactggataaaacagttgacaaaatacatacatttttttcaaaaaaagtccagacgcttttgccaataatcaaaataataatgtcatatttattgatattacacccacagcaatgctacacaagcatgtgtgttgtctaaaacagttctcctacatatttggagtcatccagtgcaaaaataaacataatgagcattataattcatataaaggacaaactatttacatttcttcaaaaaggcccaaatgtatgccaaatctcaaaacagtgacgccattcttctctgtagaacggtttagacctagcctgacgtggtcctactcagattctagtcagaatgtgagtctgaaaccgctccattgggctgtgattatggggcgtgttccaaccgaaccaggaaaaaaaaatgcctctgcattcattggatagacctacaaccaatcagagcaacggaactcaacactgtgtatcgtctccatagcaaccactctttgcacaatgcattcattctaacttccgacttttagacttttttgaagctggatatatcattggttgcgtgtaaatataaatgtgtataacgttagtgatagtgacatgtttgctacagtcgcatttctagagatgaatcagcgaaaacacgttttatttctcggattcacggctttgttctagcgccggggctccctctcttcagtctctctctatgtctctccaccatataatgctccctctcttcagtctctctctatgtctctccaccatataacgctccctctcttcagtctctctctatgtctctccaccatataacgctccctctcttcagtctctctctgtgtctctccaccatataacgctccctctcttcagtctctctctatgtctctccaccatataacgctccctctcttcagtctctctctatgtctctccaccatataacgctccctctcttcagtctctctctatgtctctccaccatataacgctccctctcttcagtctctctctatgtctctccaccatataacgctccctcacttcagtctctctctatgtctctccaccatataacgctccctctcttcagtctctctctatgtctctccaccatataacgcaccctcacttcagtctctctctatgtctctccaccatataacgctcgcTCTCTCCAGTcgctctctatgtctctccaccatataacgctcgcTCTCTCCAGTCtttctctatctcgctccaccatataacgctcgcTCTCTTTAGTcgctctctatgtctctccaccatataacgctctctctctccagtctttctccgtctctccaccatataacgctctctctctttagtcgctctctatgtctctccaccatataacgctctctctctctccagtctttctccgtctctccaccatataacgctctctctctttagtcgctctctatgtctctccaccatataacgctcgcTCTCTCCAGTCtttctctatctcgctccaccatatgaCGCTAataccgtgctttcgggcagttgttgatgcattaaaatgaatgcgctgtcgattctacacatctAAATTCTCCAGCGGCAACCACTAGACGGATCATGGacgatttgggtcggacttgcgttcatttttgtcagtgttttaaccgcttgaggttagttaacctactgctaatgtttagcgtcatctcagccaaagcaaacaaacacacatactgttgtgctgttctttctctactaatgcagcatctattcaacaaatgaataactttataataataaaacaaaccttTTTGCTGTTGATGCTTTAAACGCACAtctgatgtcagccttctccgcacagcatgtgctctccgtgcagcgcgcagtaacaggtgtcgaaaataaacaacacgaggcatcagtgatagtttttatttcgcctctagaggagctattgtaatgcatgatgccagcagacccttctcagctctcgtgtactgtgtaatgaatgacagcgtgcgcttctcagccgctccagcaacggacgcaaccaggaaaaactatcggcatggatttttgccgataacgatagttccaccaatcaacaatcggtgccgattaatcggcaaaaccgatgaatcggTTGACCTCTAATCATAACATCTATGGGGATACCTGttaaatattgttaaatatcAAGTGAATATTCTGACAACTTGAAACAATCGTAtgtcatcacacccccaaccggcaccgtcagacaccgcctaccaaggtctgtcccaggtttctccccatagagtgtggtctagacctactctatctgtaaagtgtcttgagataactattgttatgatttgatactataaataaaattgaattgaatagtaaaagaatgacaaacaaaaaaaaaagattcacctCACCTCTCTGTCTCGATCAGGAAGGAAGCTTGTGTCCACGTCTGGATTTTTCCCCAGTTTCTTCTTCTTAGCACagtctatgagaaaaaaaaaagtcaaacaaacaaacttcctAATTGACATGTTATATCTTTTAGCCAGAGCAtactccagcgctgacacagatacagtaggtctggcaatgtgagactattaATGAACCTACGgctagaggtgggcgatatatcgtttagacgataatatccaaattgttgtctggacaaTATGtaaaattgggatatcgaatatttcataatttgtacaatccgaccccccaaacaagaaaagagctgaaggaagttaaagagaaaacaaataacacacactataaccttctaaacaattatatgtagcgattttaatacagtaggggtttgtttgactgtattttttgtacaaaatcacgatcgtcccgcacgagagtaagctgctactagttcttacctgtgtgttatgacgttcactcatgtcaacaaagacagcggctctcctgtcggtgtatatttatacaagtacgtacagccacactgaactaatcaatacaggaccacgatacaacacagccgttacgagagctttccaggcggctcataacatccggGAGGACAGTAtagcagtatatatatatatatatatatatatatatatatatatatatatatatatatatataacagtataGAGCGgattctttttaatttttaatttactTTGTGCTTTAACATTCCTTCATCATTACTCACAATCCTGTTCTTCCTCTTcagtttcctcctcctcctcttcttctccctcGTCTTCCGGATTAAACGATAAACTGGCTATTTTCCGCTTCTGTTcctcctttctcttcttctctttctgctTCTCAAGCTTTCTGCAAAACAGGAAAGAATAAATAATGTACAACCAATATCAAAAGGTGGACGTACCACAGAGAGGAATAACGGCCATCCAATCATTATTACATACAGTGCTTTTTTTCGGCCCTATTTAAATGAGATTTCAATATTACATATGTTACATAAGTACATATGTTCTTGTTATTAGTAGCCAAGTTGAACAAGTGCCCAGAAAAGTTTGGTTTCACTGTTGGCATCTGGTGGAAGGCTGCCTCCGTCATCTTGGCTCTGGTATGCTTGTTGGGACAAGTCAAGTTGGACACCacccagagttttttttttattaatttttttgatCTAGGCGACAGTTCTTTAAAAGTACAAACCCTTAAGACAAATCTGGTGTATGCTcctgttgccagaccttcctccgcaacgctgtggagataggtctggcaatgcgagactagctgaGTGATATGGCCTGGCTTACAGTCGGTGCTTCAGTTCGTCCCAAAAGTTATTGGATGCGGCTAAGGTCCTCCGTCCAAAACTGTTAAAACTACTTCTTTAAGGGTCCAACTGCCACAAAGTAGGAAGCAGCAAAAACAGCGGTTCCCACAAATGTGGCCTAAAACGAATACTTGTGACCCTTCATCACAGGTTTTGCTCCTAGTGGGGGTATGATTGTGAGCACAAATGATCACAGAATGATACTTTTCTTCTTGGAATGTTACATTTGAATGATTATAGAGGCCTGAAGAGGTGgtatttcacacaaaaaaaagcaaaaaattacagaaaagaaattaataatCTTGAGACACCATGGTGCGCGTCAACCCCTGGTTTGGAACCACTGGTCATAAATACCACTGTATGTTGACTTGTCTTAAAAGGGCCAAGCTCAAACCATTCAAAAAAGCCCCAGACTAAAAGTCCACAACAGGACAGTCCTGTTCACGTTTATGAGATAATCTGCAAgatttgtgttgtattttttagttttgttagcttttgtttttttgcctaaAACATTTGAATTGTGGGGAGCAGCAATCAATAATAGTTTGCCTCTGCTACAATACATCAATTAGGAACAGCTGAGCAACTGACCAATGCAGAGTAGGGCTGTGCATCTCCGGTCTAAGGCCGATGCGATACATTAAAGATATATATGCAGCAACAGGCGATGCGATACGATCCGATTCACCCCCTATTgtgatgcgtgtgtgtgagatttgACACGATTTGAATTAATACAATGCGATACAATTTAATTTGACGCAATGCTAAAGAATAGGAAGCTCTTCTATGGTACAGAGTTTGATTTAATGTTTGGGGTTTTTCTAGAGCAAACAACAAATGGTGTTGGTGagcagactctgtgtgtgtgtgtgtgtgtgtgtgtgtgtgtgtgtgtgtgtgtgtgtgtgtgtgtgtgtgtgtgtgtgtgtgtgtgtgtggcgttcTGAGAGTTGGTGCTGAGCGACGTAAATTACAGCAGGAGTAGAGAAAAGAAACGGCTACCAGCGTACAGGTGAAGGGAAGCTTTCGATGATTTGTAGGaatttggtggaatgtgtagcTCTTCTTCTTAATCTCTAATGTGAAAGGCCGCCAGACACACACTTATGTCTGGCGCACCGATGCAAATCAGTGAATCTTTCCATCCCTAGTGCAAAGCCATGTGCTCTGTATGATCGACCAAAGCTACTGCGTGTAAGTGAGCGAGAGGGGCAGTGATGTCACTCACAGCTGGAGTTCTTTGGACTGCTCCTTCTTGGCcagctgtttctctctctccttcaccaGCGCCTCCTGCTTGGCCTTCATATCATTCAGTGTGACCAGACCTGATCAAGACACACAAACGGgtcaaacaaaaatcacatgGATAATTTCTCTCAAAAAGGTTGAAATTAAGCCCCTATGCGGTAATGCAAAATTATGCTGTTCAAGATTTTCATAATAAAACTGCATGTCAGCTCAGCTGTAATCTTTTGGGTCACATTTGTAAGCCGGTCCAGGCAGGTGACAGGTTAGTGTtacacagtgtttcctctatgttgatttgaccgtggcacCCCCCCAGAATAGCGCGGTCACTCagcagaaaaagggagaaaggaaaaagagacgctGTCCGGATGATAAGCCAGTTGAGATGGTGTGtgtacgtccttgagaactggAAGTGGTATAACTTAccttgtcagttcatttaagcctggtcttgcaaattgaaattaagttaactggtgattttcgttgtttgtgttcttcacctgctaggtaattgcacgtggctgttgattctaTATAATAGCGAATGCTCAACGCCCTcgctcacgtttgtattttaggtgcattatttacatgctgaagtagctACCCTGCAttaaaaggtatagtgg
This window contains:
- the fam50a gene encoding protein FAM50A → MAQYKGAASEAGRAMQLMKKREKEREHLEQLKLKIAEDNMVKSNIDKKFSAHYDAVEAELKSSTVGLVTLNDMKAKQEALVKEREKQLAKKEQSKELQLKLEKQKEKKRKEEQKRKIASLSFNPEDEGEEEEEEETEEEEQDYCAKKKKLGKNPDVDTSFLPDRDREEEENRLREELRQEWELKQEKIKSEEIEITFSYWDGSGHRKTVKMKKGNTIQNFLQRALEVLRKDFSELRSAGVEQLMYIKEDLIIPHHHSFYDFIVTKARGKSGPLFSFDVHDDIRLVNDATVEKDESHAGKVVLRSWYEKNKHIFPASRWEPYDPEKKWDKYTIR